The Bos mutus isolate GX-2022 chromosome 7, NWIPB_WYAK_1.1, whole genome shotgun sequence genome window below encodes:
- the HDAC3 gene encoding histone deacetylase 3, translating into MAKTVAYFYDPDVGNFHYGAGHPMKPHRLALTHSLVLHYGLYKKMIVFKPYQASQHDMCRFHSEDYIDFLQRVSPTNMQGFTKSLNAFNVGDDCPVFPGLFEFCSRYTGASLQGATQLNNKICDIAINWAGGLHHAKKFEASGFCYVNDIVIGILELLKYHPRVLYIDIDIHHGDGVQEAFYLTDRVMTVSFHKYGNYFFPGTGDMYEVGAESGRYYCLNVPLRDGIDDQSYKHLFQPVINQVVDFYQPTCIVLQCGADSLGCDRLGCFNLSIRGHGECVEYVKSFNIPLLVLGGGGYTVRNVARCWTYETSLLVEEAISEELPYSEYFEYFAPDFTLHPDVSTRIENQNSRQYLDQIRQTIFENLKMLNHAPSVQIHDVPADLLTYDRTDEADAEERGPEENYSRPEAPNEFYDGDHDNDKESDVEI; encoded by the exons ATGGCCAAGACTGTGGCCTATTTCTACGACCCCGACGTGGGCAACTTCCACTACG GGGCTGGTCACCCTATGAAGCCCCATCGCTTGGCATTGACTCATAGTCTGGTCCTGCACTACGGCCTCTATAAGAAGATGATC GTCTTCAAGCCATACCAGGCCTCCCAGCATGACATGTGCCGCTTCCACTCTGAGGACTACATTGACTTCCTGCAGAGAGTCAGCCCCACCAATATGCAAGGCTTTACCAAGAGCCTTAATGCCTTCAACGTGGGCGATGACTG T CCCGTGTTTCCCGGGCTGTTTGAGTTCTGCTCCCGTTACACAGGCGCATCTCTGCAAGGAGCAACCCAGCTGAACAACAAG ATCTGTGATATTGCCATTAACTGGGCTGGTGGTCTGCACCACGCCAAGAAGTTTGAG GCTTCTGGCTTCTGCTATGTTAATGACATTGTGATTGGCATCCTGGAGCTGCTCAA GTACCACCCTCGGGTGCTCTACATTGATATTGACATCCACCACGGCGATGGGGTTCAGGAAGCCTTCTACCTCACTGACCGAGTCATGACAGTATCTTTCCACAAATATGGAAACTACTTCTTCCCTGGCACAG GTGACATGTATGAAGTTGGAGCAGAGAGTGGCCGCTACTACTGCCTCAACGTACCCCTTCGGGACGGCATTGATGACCAGA GTTACAAGCACCTTTTCCAGCCAGTTATCAACCAGGTGGTGGACTTCTACCAACCCACGTGCATTGTGCTCCAG TGTGGAGCTGACTCTCTGGGCTGTGATCGATTGGGCTGCTTCAACCTCAGCATTCGAGGACACGG GGAATGCGTTGAATATGTCAAGAGCTTCAATATCCCTCTACTGGTGCTAGGTGGTGGTGGCTACACTGTCCGGAATGTTGCCCGCTGCTG GACATATGAGACATCGCTGCTGGTAGAAGAGGCCATTAGTGAAGAGCTTCCCTATAGCG AATACTTCGAGTACTTTGCCCCGGACTTCACGCTCCATCCGGATGTCAGCACCCGCATCGAGAATCAGAATTCACGCCAG TATCTGGACCAGATCCGCCAGACAATCTTTGAAAACCTGAAGATGCTGAACCATGCACCTAGTGTCCAGATTCACGATGTGCCGGCAGACCTCCTAACCTACGACAGGACTGATGAGGCTGATGCGGAGGAGAGGGGTCCCGAGGAAAACTACAGCAG GCCAGAGGCGCCCAATGAATTCTATGATGGAGATCATGACAACGACAAGGAAAGCGACGTGGAGATTTAA